The following are encoded together in the Portunus trituberculatus isolate SZX2019 chromosome 25, ASM1759143v1, whole genome shotgun sequence genome:
- the LOC123508944 gene encoding protein obstructor-E-like gives MKTLLLLAAHLALVLGQSCPPEGVQYFPDNEQCDKYYECRNGVGSEQLCPDGLLFNDKITDARYPCFYPPEVDCGSRSRTQQPQPTENCLHQWGYFGSGDSSQCGFFYNCVNGVAHQQNCPNGLAFSSATYRCEWPEESPDCDAAAFLGFSCPASTGNVLLSGYTQYRSQRDCREYFICVNGNPRVHYCQLGLVYEEETRQCVDPELVQGCQGYYSPEELALYREQRERARIAAERRQEELQALREKLAERRRQPQN, from the exons ATGAAGACTCTACTGCTGCTCGCCGCCCACCTCGCCCTCG TTCTGGGTCAGTCCTGCCCTCCAGAAGGTGTGCAGTACTTTCCTGACAACGAACAGTGTGACAAGTACTACGAATGCAGAAATGGTGTAGGATCTGAACAGCTTTGTCCTGATGGCCTCCTTTTCAACGACAAAATCACTGACGCCCGCTACCCGTGTTTCTATCCCCCTGAGGTGGACTGTGGCTCCAGATCCCGCACAC AACAACCACAGCCAACAGAGAACTGCCTTCACCAATGGGGCTATTTTGGCTCCGGGGATAGCTCACAGTGCGGCTTCTTCTATAACTGCGTCAATGGCGTCGCACACCAACAGAACTGTCCCAATGGCCTTGCCTTCTCGTCAGCCACCTACCGCTGCGAATGGCCCGAAGAGTCTCCGGACTGTGACGCCGCTG CTTTCCTTGGTTTCTCATGCCCTGCTTCAACTGGTAATGTGCTGCTCAGTGGCTACACACAATATAGGTCACAAAGGGACTGCCGCGAGTACTTCATCTGTGTAAACGGAAATCCTAGAGTGCACTACTGCCAACTGGGTCTCGTGTATGAAGAGGAGACCCGACAGTGTGTGGATCCCGAACTTGTACAGGGATG CCAAGGGTACTACTCACCCGAAGAGCTGGCTTTGTACCGCGAGCAGCGGGAGAGGGCCCGCATCGCCGCtgagaggagacaggaagagcTCCAGGCCCTGAGGGAAAAGCTGGCAGAGCGAAGAAGGCAACCACAGAACTAA